From the Nodularia sp. NIES-3585 genome, one window contains:
- the ndhI gene encoding NAD(P)H-quinone oxidoreductase subunit I has translation MFNFLKPVTDYAKQALQSGRYIGQGLSVTFDHLNRRPITVQYPYEKLIPSERFRGRIHFEFDKCISCEVCVRVCPINLPVVDWEFNKEYKKKELKHYSIDFGVCIFCGNCVEFCPTNCISFTEEYELCTYDRHELNHDNVAMGRIPYKVTDDPMVTPLRELVYLPKGVLDPHGVADDVHRAGLMPSEILQPAVEDTNDASS, from the coding sequence ATGTTTAACTTCCTCAAACCAGTCACAGATTACGCCAAACAAGCTTTGCAATCAGGTCGATATATTGGACAAGGACTATCAGTAACTTTCGACCATTTGAATCGTCGTCCCATTACTGTGCAATATCCTTATGAAAAATTGATTCCTTCGGAACGCTTTCGGGGTCGCATTCATTTTGAATTTGATAAGTGTATTTCTTGTGAAGTTTGCGTTCGCGTCTGTCCGATTAATCTCCCTGTTGTTGATTGGGAATTCAATAAAGAATACAAAAAAAAAGAATTAAAACACTACAGTATTGATTTTGGAGTTTGTATTTTCTGTGGTAATTGTGTGGAATTTTGCCCGACAAACTGTATATCCTTTACTGAAGAATATGAGCTTTGTACTTATGATCGCCACGAATTAAACCACGACAATGTGGCAATGGGAAGAATACCGTACAAAGTTACGGACGATCCTATGGTGACACCACTACGAGAATTAGTATACCTACCTAAAGGAGTTCTAGACCCTCATGGCGTTGCTGATGATGTCCATCGCGCCGGTTTGATGCCGTCAGAAATTTTGCAGCCAGCAGTAGAAGATACTAACGATGCTAGTAGCTAA
- a CDS encoding TIGR02450 family Trp-rich protein: protein MPKKQKFPHLVGSKWTTHKKIDGWRHFQVVNRKNQSKWVYAEMVAACDPNVRFWLNAKLLQDNSQWQAGWQSLQEIEALES from the coding sequence ATGCCTAAAAAACAGAAATTTCCTCACCTAGTTGGTTCTAAGTGGACAACACATAAAAAAATAGATGGCTGGCGGCACTTCCAAGTAGTCAATCGTAAAAATCAGAGTAAGTGGGTGTATGCCGAAATGGTTGCTGCTTGTGACCCCAATGTACGCTTTTGGTTAAATGCCAAATTGTTACAAGATAACTCTCAGTGGCAAGCTGGGTGGCAATCTTTACAAGAAATTGAAGCACTAGAATCTTGA
- a CDS encoding cupin domain-containing protein, translating into MHATRCVIPIIKSPKDYQTYRISPDDSNRLAIIFDSINANTSLTCCIEIFDVGGQTPPNRHQWAVEMFFVLKGEAIAMCDGKSVKIQAGDSLLVPPTGTHLIKNTGNTRLYTLTVMVPNEDFSELIRSGIPVELDAEDMEVLGRSNALMPC; encoded by the coding sequence ATGCACGCTACTAGATGTGTAATTCCTATTATCAAGTCTCCCAAAGACTATCAAACATATCGTATCAGTCCAGATGACTCTAATCGGCTAGCGATTATATTTGATTCCATCAATGCTAATACTTCTTTAACTTGCTGCATCGAAATTTTTGATGTGGGTGGACAAACACCGCCAAATCGCCATCAATGGGCGGTAGAAATGTTTTTTGTCCTCAAAGGGGAAGCTATAGCTATGTGTGATGGTAAGAGTGTCAAAATTCAAGCCGGGGATAGTTTGTTAGTACCTCCTACTGGTACTCATTTAATTAAAAATACCGGGAATACTCGCTTGTATACTTTAACTGTGATGGTTCCCAATGAAGATTTTTCTGAATTAATTCGCAGTGGTATTCCTGTGGAGTTGGATGCAGAAGATATGGAAGTTTTAGGCAGATCCAATGCTTTGATGCCTTGTTAG
- a CDS encoding methyltransferase domain-containing protein — protein sequence MSIIYQTIDYHWGIAENMPFATNGFDAVLCCDVLEHVTDWQKVISEVHRILKINSLFLFDTINKTFQSKLIMIWLLENILKQIPLGLQYWNKFIKPQELTYTMKNYGLNNMVVKCIMRTGKMPIPQDIQLI from the coding sequence ATTAGCATTATTTATCAAACAATTGATTATCACTGGGGAATTGCCGAAAATATGCCTTTTGCAACCAACGGCTTTGATGCTGTTTTATGTTGTGATGTTTTGGAACACGTCACAGATTGGCAAAAAGTTATTTCCGAAGTTCATAGAATATTAAAAATAAATAGCTTATTTTTATTTGATACTATTAATAAAACTTTTCAATCCAAATTAATTATGATTTGGCTCTTGGAGAATATTCTCAAGCAAATACCACTAGGTCTTCAATATTGGAATAAGTTTATTAAACCGCAAGAGTTGACTTACACGATGAAAAATTATGGTTTAAACAATATGGTAGTTAAATGCATCATGAGGACGGGCAAGATGCCCATCCCACAAGATATTCAGTTAATCTGA
- a CDS encoding saccharopine dehydrogenase family protein, which produces MTDRVLILGGRGRIGSKVAADLATHTQAQITITGRSPETPRNVSLPMGQKVEFLLLDLAEVDKLKEAIANSNLVIHCAGPFHYRDANVLKICIEQGVNYIDVSDHRSYTSKALNYQEQAVAAGVTAIINTGIFPGISNSMVRQCVEQFEQAEKINLSYLVSGSGGAGITVMRTTFLGLQYPFEAWVNKKWQKIQPYSQREVFEFPPPYGRSGVYWFDMPETFTMPHTFPSVQTVVTKFGSIPDFYNHLTWTAAHIFPKWLMQRRYMIEFLSRVSHLMTDFTNNFSGIGVAVRAEVTGKKNGETAVYCSTVVHENTAVASGCGTGSIAQLLLEGKLKKPGVSPVEAALPTDLFIPAMENRGIKINHNWSQSNFTAPGKI; this is translated from the coding sequence ATGACAGACCGCGTTTTGATACTTGGTGGCAGAGGGCGGATCGGTAGCAAAGTTGCTGCGGATTTAGCCACCCACACACAGGCACAAATTACCATTACTGGACGTTCACCAGAGACACCAAGGAACGTTAGTTTGCCTATGGGTCAAAAAGTTGAATTTTTGCTTTTAGACTTGGCAGAAGTTGATAAATTGAAAGAGGCGATCGCTAACTCTAATTTAGTTATCCATTGTGCTGGGCCATTTCACTACCGAGATGCTAACGTTCTCAAAATTTGCATTGAACAAGGGGTTAATTATATAGATGTCAGTGACCATCGTTCTTATACTAGCAAAGCTCTAAATTACCAGGAACAAGCTGTTGCTGCTGGTGTAACGGCAATTATTAATACTGGCATTTTTCCTGGTATTTCTAACAGCATGGTACGCCAGTGTGTGGAGCAATTTGAGCAGGCAGAGAAAATAAATTTAAGTTATTTAGTATCTGGTTCTGGTGGGGCAGGAATTACAGTCATGCGGACAACCTTTTTAGGATTGCAATATCCTTTTGAAGCTTGGGTAAATAAGAAATGGCAAAAAATTCAGCCTTATAGTCAAAGAGAAGTATTTGAATTTCCCCCTCCCTATGGACGCAGTGGCGTTTACTGGTTTGATATGCCAGAAACCTTTACAATGCCCCACACCTTTCCATCAGTTCAAACAGTAGTTACCAAATTTGGCTCTATTCCCGACTTTTATAACCATCTCACTTGGACAGCCGCACATATATTTCCTAAGTGGTTAATGCAGCGTCGTTACATGATTGAATTCTTGTCGCGTGTTAGTCATCTAATGACAGATTTCACCAATAATTTCAGTGGAATTGGTGTAGCGGTGCGTGCAGAAGTTACAGGTAAAAAAAATGGTGAAACAGCAGTTTATTGTTCCACTGTAGTGCATGAAAATACAGCAGTAGCTTCTGGCTGTGGTACAGGTAGTATTGCCCAACTCTTATTAGAGGGCAAACTTAAAAAACCAGGTGTTTCACCTGTAGAAGCAGCACTACCAACAGATTTATTTATCCCAGCCATGGAAAATCGAGGAATTAAGATAAATCATAATTGGAGTCAAAGCAACTTTACAGCGCCAGGAAAAATATAG
- the bchL gene encoding ferredoxin:protochlorophyllide reductase (ATP-dependent) iron-sulfur ATP-binding protein, translating to MKLAVYGKGGIGKSTTSCNISVALAKRGKKVLQIGCDPKHDSTFTLTGFLIPTIIDTLQEKDYHYEDVWPEDVIYKGYGGVDCVEAGGPPAGAGCGGYVVGETVKLLKELNAFDEYDVILFDVLGDVVCGGFAAPLNYADYCMIVTDNGFDALFAANRIAASVREKARTHPLRLAGLIGNRTSKRDLIDKYIETVPMPVLEVLPLIEDIRVSRVKGKTLFEMAEHDPSLNYVCDYYLNIADQILARPEGVVPNDTPDRELFSLLSDFYLNPGKPQVPNAEEALDLMIV from the coding sequence GTGAAACTAGCAGTTTACGGAAAAGGTGGTATAGGTAAATCCACAACTAGCTGTAATATATCCGTCGCCCTAGCCAAACGCGGCAAGAAAGTTCTGCAAATCGGTTGTGACCCCAAACACGACAGCACTTTCACTCTCACAGGGTTTTTGATTCCCACAATTATCGACACCCTCCAAGAAAAGGACTACCACTACGAAGATGTTTGGCCAGAAGACGTAATTTACAAAGGCTATGGCGGTGTAGATTGCGTCGAAGCAGGTGGACCACCAGCGGGTGCAGGCTGTGGTGGCTACGTAGTCGGCGAAACAGTAAAATTACTCAAAGAACTCAACGCTTTTGATGAGTATGATGTGATTTTGTTTGATGTGCTAGGTGACGTTGTTTGTGGTGGTTTTGCAGCCCCACTCAACTATGCTGATTACTGCATGATTGTAACTGACAATGGCTTTGATGCCTTGTTTGCTGCCAATCGAATTGCCGCATCAGTCCGCGAGAAAGCACGAACTCACCCACTGCGTTTAGCTGGCTTAATTGGCAACCGCACCTCGAAGCGTGACTTGATAGATAAATATATAGAAACAGTTCCTATGCCAGTGCTGGAAGTCTTACCTTTAATTGAAGACATCCGTGTTTCCCGCGTCAAGGGTAAAACTTTGTTTGAAATGGCAGAACATGATCCTTCTCTGAACTACGTTTGCGATTATTACCTCAACATCGCTGACCAAATTCTGGCGCGTCCAGAAGGTGTTGTACCAAATGATACACCAGACCGTGAATTGTTCTCCTTGTTGTCTGATTTTTATCTAAATCCGGGTAAACCCCAGGTTCCTAATGCAGAAGAGGCACTAGACTTGATGATTGTATAA
- a CDS encoding DUF5331 domain-containing protein has protein sequence MAFFNSFTDSIRQKWLQFFQANREWITLHMKAESVYTPDGGKRPPSYLILGVVNALEPKLAQLMMPFSRLNPDADTLIEVLDLHFDPDIALGNRFIPPAETEDAEEINQYESAVDVDENTEEDETLAISDSNGFEMDSDLQTLVVDESQSNENELGDEFNEILSTEADDFGEISFDAPTASPEMLDEEMLDGLNTPDENAFRDVLSDVWSDENALGKIEENNDLLGEELPSGVFDESEIARLFPNA, from the coding sequence ATGGCTTTCTTTAATAGTTTTACAGATTCAATCAGACAGAAGTGGCTGCAATTTTTTCAGGCAAACCGTGAATGGATTACCCTGCACATGAAAGCAGAGTCGGTTTACACTCCTGATGGCGGAAAACGTCCACCTTCATACCTCATCCTGGGCGTTGTCAATGCGCTGGAACCAAAACTGGCACAGTTAATGATGCCCTTTTCCAGACTTAATCCTGACGCTGATACCCTGATTGAAGTGCTGGATTTGCATTTTGATCCAGATATTGCTCTCGGTAATCGTTTTATTCCTCCAGCCGAGACAGAAGATGCAGAAGAGATAAATCAATACGAGTCAGCAGTGGACGTGGATGAAAACACTGAGGAAGATGAAACTCTAGCGATTTCTGACTCAAATGGCTTTGAGATGGATTCTGACCTGCAAACTCTAGTAGTTGACGAATCCCAGTCAAACGAAAATGAACTGGGTGATGAGTTTAATGAAATACTCAGTACGGAAGCGGATGATTTTGGGGAGATTTCCTTTGATGCACCAACTGCGTCCCCAGAAATGCTGGATGAAGAAATGCTGGATGGTCTGAATACACCAGACGAAAACGCTTTTAGAGACGTATTGTCAGATGTTTGGAGTGATGAAAACGCATTAGGAAAGATTGAAGAAAATAACGATTTATTAGGGGAAGAACTGCCATCAGGAGTTTTTGATGAATCAGAGATTGCCCGTCTCTTCCCCAACGCTTAA
- a CDS encoding general stress protein, whose protein sequence is MVNKNKKYAVGVFAKHQELEQGINQLKKSDFPLEQVSIIAKDVEPDERLDEAQMSDRIGEQSVNATRAVGDTLMATTWGSVLIGLSSLAIPGLGTLLAAGSVGVALVASMAGVAVGTVANQNLVKALADLGIPENQASIYSDRLQQSYYLIILNGTDEEIYSAEKIFKNQGIKNWAIYDSPQTKNE, encoded by the coding sequence ATGGTTAATAAAAATAAAAAATATGCAGTAGGAGTATTTGCCAAACATCAAGAATTAGAGCAAGGAATTAACCAACTAAAAAAGTCAGATTTTCCTCTGGAGCAAGTTTCTATCATTGCTAAAGATGTAGAGCCAGACGAGCGCCTGGATGAGGCGCAAATGAGCGATCGCATAGGTGAGCAAAGTGTTAATGCTACAAGAGCAGTAGGTGATACACTGATGGCTACTACCTGGGGTAGTGTATTAATTGGTTTGAGTAGCTTGGCAATTCCCGGTTTAGGAACTTTGTTGGCAGCAGGTTCTGTAGGTGTGGCACTAGTTGCTAGTATGGCTGGTGTTGCTGTGGGAACAGTAGCAAATCAGAATTTAGTCAAGGCACTGGCTGATTTAGGCATACCTGAAAACCAAGCCAGCATTTATAGCGATCGCCTCCAGCAGAGTTATTATTTAATCATCCTCAATGGTACAGATGAGGAGATTTATAGCGCTGAAAAAATATTCAAGAATCAAGGTATTAAAAATTGGGCTATATATGATTCTCCTCAGACTAAAAATGAATAA
- a CDS encoding DUF4142 domain-containing protein has protein sequence MNLWSENLAKKFTHLIAIVGVSSAMAMTGYSQMNHRAIAQTTPHISTIFEAKDSQNSLTEIDRIYMQEAAQAGMAEVEMAKLALEKSDNENIKQYAQQMIQDHTLLNEELIQLAQQKGMNLPSNIGSKYQALKAQLSELSGENFDQAYTNEAGINGHMENLIIHTRQLQLGQDPELQAFAVKNLPIVEAHLQLANFLLM, from the coding sequence ATGAATTTATGGAGTGAGAACTTGGCGAAAAAATTTACTCATCTGATCGCAATTGTGGGAGTTAGTAGTGCGATGGCAATGACTGGCTATAGCCAAATGAATCACAGAGCGATTGCTCAAACAACACCCCATATATCTACAATTTTTGAGGCGAAGGATTCACAAAATAGCCTGACGGAAATTGACAGAATATATATGCAAGAAGCCGCGCAAGCCGGAATGGCTGAAGTCGAAATGGCAAAACTGGCATTAGAAAAGTCAGATAACGAAAATATCAAACAATATGCCCAACAAATGATTCAAGACCATACACTTTTGAATGAGGAATTAATACAATTAGCTCAACAAAAAGGAATGAATCTGCCCAGCAATATTGGATCAAAATATCAAGCCTTAAAAGCACAACTATCAGAACTTTCTGGCGAAAATTTTGACCAAGCATATACAAATGAAGCTGGCATTAACGGACACATGGAAAATTTAATCATTCATACCCGTCAGTTACAACTAGGTCAAGATCCAGAGTTGCAAGCCTTTGCTGTCAAAAATCTTCCCATTGTGGAGGCACACTTGCAATTAGCTAATTTCTTATTAATGTAA
- a CDS encoding cysteine hydrolase family protein, whose amino-acid sequence MNLPLRTLGVVPNAWTVNQAIADITRPQNTPQPVILSTETKTLHLDLAKTAMIIIDMQNDFCHPDGWLAHIGVDVTPARQPIEPLNSLLPELRAVGVPVIWLNWGNRPDLLNISAALLHVYNPTGEGVGLGDSLPSNGAKVLMTGSWAAAVVDELQQLPQDICVDKYRMSGFWDTPLDSILRNLGRTTLLFGGVNADQCVMSTLCDANFLGYDCILVKDCTATTSPEYCWLATLYNVKQCFGFVTDSEAILKVLPDC is encoded by the coding sequence ATGAATCTGCCATTACGGACATTGGGAGTTGTACCAAATGCGTGGACTGTGAATCAGGCGATCGCAGATATTACTCGTCCTCAAAACACCCCACAACCCGTTATCTTATCAACAGAAACCAAAACTCTGCACCTCGACTTGGCAAAAACCGCCATGATCATCATCGATATGCAAAACGACTTCTGTCACCCTGATGGTTGGTTAGCGCATATCGGCGTGGATGTCACACCAGCACGTCAGCCCATAGAACCTTTAAATAGTTTACTTCCAGAACTACGTGCAGTGGGTGTGCCGGTAATTTGGCTGAACTGGGGGAATCGTCCCGATTTACTCAATATCAGTGCAGCTTTACTCCACGTCTACAACCCCACCGGGGAAGGCGTAGGATTGGGCGATTCTCTGCCCAGCAATGGTGCTAAAGTACTAATGACAGGTAGTTGGGCGGCGGCGGTGGTAGATGAACTCCAACAGCTACCGCAAGATATTTGTGTGGATAAATACCGCATGAGTGGGTTTTGGGATACGCCTTTAGATAGTATTCTGCGGAACTTGGGAAGAACGACACTATTATTTGGAGGTGTCAATGCTGATCAATGTGTAATGTCTACGCTATGTGATGCCAACTTCTTAGGATATGACTGCATTTTAGTTAAAGACTGCACAGCTACTACTTCTCCTGAGTATTGTTGGCTGGCGACGTTATACAACGTTAAGCAATGTTTTGGTTTTGTAACTGACTCAGAAGCGATTTTAAAAGTGCTTCCTGACTGTTAG